In Trichocoleus desertorum NBK24, the following are encoded in one genomic region:
- a CDS encoding ribbon-helix-helix domain-containing protein has product MTKRFVGVRFPQNTYDWLETEAAKTGTPVSALVRQGVELLQAERSLETTDKDKQIELLKRLSPQQLKALIRFRQEAKALSE; this is encoded by the coding sequence ATGACTAAGCGGTTTGTTGGGGTTAGGTTTCCCCAAAACACCTATGACTGGTTAGAGACTGAGGCAGCCAAGACAGGCACCCCGGTATCTGCTTTGGTTAGGCAGGGGGTAGAGCTACTACAAGCTGAGCGATCGCTAGAGACCACCGACAAAGACAAGCAGATAGAGCTACTGAAGAGGCTAAGTCCTCAGCAGCTAAAAGCATTGATCCGGTTCCGCCAAGAGGCCAAGGCTTTAAGTGAGTAG
- a CDS encoding plasmid mobilization protein produces the protein MMPRNADIRVQLTALEKETIEAKAKAAGKSNSSFLRDLALSSISHTFYEGSQEPSQEPKLDRLEATLMAMQEQLTQLNQKLSQESSQSKNVCVAFEVGETITAQSSKRHGLLLRCQFIPQEVPAGWVVKRGKYRWYPDLGVVCMLKEFSRSEKPKYLVKWVLKPGQELSLTPEGGFIHSDGKIYLVREAQEIGQEVGQDATQELTQVTSQEPSQPIQEVSPEPQKTSQEPTQISSQEPSQPIDPRLTLSLDKLAERLAKKAEVDLFSVKGTLLAVGGTLQATGQKNKALKWTSERDPDSLGWLPSDTERSLWKAQEVSQKDSQEKTKTVQA, from the coding sequence ATGATGCCTAGAAATGCCGATATCCGGGTACAGTTGACAGCTTTAGAGAAAGAGACCATTGAAGCCAAAGCAAAGGCAGCGGGTAAATCTAACTCTAGTTTTCTTAGAGATCTAGCTTTGTCTAGTATTTCACACACATTTTATGAAGGTAGCCAAGAACCTAGCCAGGAACCCAAGCTTGATCGATTAGAAGCTACCCTGATGGCAATGCAAGAACAGCTAACCCAACTCAATCAAAAACTTAGCCAGGAAAGTAGCCAATCCAAGAATGTGTGTGTAGCTTTTGAGGTAGGAGAGACCATTACAGCTCAGTCTAGCAAGCGGCATGGACTACTGCTTAGATGTCAGTTTATCCCTCAGGAAGTACCAGCAGGATGGGTAGTTAAAAGGGGAAAGTATCGCTGGTATCCAGACTTAGGGGTAGTCTGTATGCTTAAGGAGTTTTCCCGCTCTGAGAAGCCTAAGTACCTGGTTAAGTGGGTGCTAAAGCCGGGACAGGAACTAAGCCTAACCCCTGAGGGTGGCTTCATTCACTCAGATGGAAAGATCTATCTAGTCCGGGAAGCTCAAGAAATAGGTCAGGAAGTTGGTCAGGATGCTACTCAGGAACTTACTCAAGTAACTAGCCAGGAACCTAGCCAACCTATCCAAGAAGTTAGCCCGGAGCCTCAAAAGACTAGTCAAGAACCTACTCAAATAAGTAGCCAAGAACCTAGCCAGCCTATTGACCCTAGATTAACACTATCGCTCGATAAGCTGGCTGAGAGGTTAGCAAAAAAAGCTGAGGTAGACTTATTCAGTGTTAAGGGTACCTTATTAGCTGTTGGGGGGACTCTACAGGCTACTGGGCAAAAGAATAAGGCTCTCAAATGGACATCCGAGAGAGACCCTGATTCACTAGGCTGGCTACCTAGTGATACCGAGCGATCGCTCTGGAAAGCTCAAGAAGTTAGCCAGAAAGATAGCCAAGAAAAGACCAAAACAGTCCAAGCTTAG